The following are encoded in a window of Dysidea avara chromosome 4, odDysAvar1.4, whole genome shotgun sequence genomic DNA:
- the LOC136253078 gene encoding TNF receptor-associated factor 4-like codes for MAIVPTDIGGYDCTFVDAVPDRLVCKICDHPSRDPRMSVCCGHNFCKSCLENASKATGITKSCPICRARNDKFITFPNKQADRELKGLQITCPNKENGCKWQGELNHVSNHLKDSDTKGCRHENVKCTNTGCEEVVQRRSLQSHVVNHCPHRWTFCKHCFNFNKYKFIIGEHKDRCPKLPIPCPNKCKTDNVLREDMEAHRKECPLEVIQCEYHNIGCEESMMRKNKRKHEEEHMEEHLSMTKAKLSKTEDRLSVLEKMFDTFISKGKELAGDRMITSGHSSIHLATLSALTCPVTVKMSRYSHYKSSGAGWYSDPFYSHNKGYKMCLLVNADGQANGKHTHMSVFLFLMKGQCDDELSWPLRGKFEIKLLNQLSDHEHHTNIVTYGDFTSDRQACRVTDKTMGTILGNGNTQFISNTNLHKITPTCQYLKDKCIFFKVNKL; via the coding sequence ATGGCGATTGTCCCCACTGACATTGGCGGATATGACTGCACCTTCGTCGACGCTGTACCAGATCGTCTCGTCTGCAAAATATGTGATCATCCCAGTCGTGACCCCCGCATGAGTGTGTGTTGTGGACACAATTTCTGTAAGTCTTGTCTTGAGAATGCTTCGAAGGCTACTGGTATTACGAAGTCTTGTCCAATTTGTCGTGCTCGTAACGATAAGTTTATTACCTTTCCTAACAAGCAAGCTGACAGGGAACTTAAAGGCCTTCAGATAACATGTCCCAACAAAGAAAATGGCTGTAAGTGGCAGGGTGAATTAAATCATGTTAGCAATCATCTCAAAGACTCTGACACAAAAGGTTGTCGACACGAGAATGTAAAATGTACCAATACTGGGTGTGAGGAGGTAGTACAAAGACGATCCTTGCAGTCTCATGTTGTGAACCACTGTCCACATCGATGGACTTTTTGTAAGCACTGCTTTAATTTTAATAAGTATAAATTTATCATAGGAGAACATAAAGATCGATGTCCAAAGCTTCCCATACCCTGTCCCAACAAGTGTAAAACAGATAATGTCCTTCGTGAAGACATGGAAGCACACAGGAAGGAGTGTCCTCTTGAAGTTATCCAGTGTGAGTACCACAATATTGGGTGTGAGGAGAGTATGATGCGTAAGAACAAGAGGAAACATGAGGAAGAACACATGGAGGAACACTTATCAATGACCAAAGCTAAACTAAGTAAAACAGAAGACAGGCTTAGTGTTTTAGAGAAGATGTTTGATACTTTTATCAGCAAAGGAAAagaacttgcaggagatagaaTGATCACATCCGGACACTCTTCCATCCACCTGGCCACATTGTCAGCACTAACTTGTCCAGTTACTGTGAAGATGTCACGTTATTCACACTATAAATCAAGTGGTGCTGGATGGTACAGTGATCCATTCTACAGCCACAACAAAGGATACAAAATGTGTTTGCTAGTCAATGCTGATGGCCAGGCTAACGGCAAACATACTCACATGTCAGTGTTCCTGTTTCTTATGAAGGGACAATGTGATGACGAGTTGTCCTGGCCACTGAGAGGAAAGTTTGAAATCAAGTTGCTAAACCAGCTTAGTGACCATGAACATCACACCAACATAGTAACTTATGGTGATTTCACATCGGACAGACAGGCTTGTAGAGTCACTGACAAAACCATGGGAACCATCCTTGGTAATGGGAATACTCAATTTATTTCTAATACAAATCTTCACAAGATCACTCCCACCTGCCAGTATCTCAAAGATAAATGCATATTTTTTAAAGTTAACAAGTTATAA